The following is a genomic window from Nitrospira sp..
TTCACGCGAAGGTCGTGGTCGGCGCCGATGGCGCATTTTCAAAAGTTCGCGAAGCCCTGGCGATTCCAGCGGAGGTGCATCTCTATCCGCAAGGCTATTTGATCGCGATCATCGATTCGCCGATGCCGGTGACCGAAGCGAAATATTATGTTGGCAAGAAGACGATTCTTGGCCTGTTTCCAGCGGCCGGCGGCAAAGTCTATTGCTTCTACATGATTCCGAGGGGGGCGTATGACCAGGTCAAGGCGCAGGGCTTGCCGGCTTTGCAACAGGCCTGGACAGCCATCGATCCCACGCTCAAGCCGCTGTTCCAGCAATTGAAGGATTGGAGCCAGACGGCGTTTATGCCGACCGGCCGCGTGCGGACCCCGACCTGGGTGGCGGACGGGGCGGTGTTGATTGGCGACGCGGCGCATGCCATGAACCCGCACGCATCGCAGGGCCGCATGCAGGCGATGGTGGACGCCATGGCGTTGGCGGATCTGCTGCCGGAGTGTCTGGTTGAAAAGAATTTTTCCGCGGAGAAACTGAAAGCCTACGAGCGGGCCCGCCGGCCGCAGGTCACGATGCTCCAACGATTGGCGGACGAACAAGTGTTGTTTTGGAATACCGCGAATCCCATCATTGGGTTTCTTCGCGACCGGGTGTTCCGCACGCTGGATCGGAATGCCCGGCTGCGGTATCGCGTGTTATCCACGACGGCGGGTTTGCGGAAGACGCCGCCGTTTTCATTGATCGATCGAGTGATGGCGGCGGGGTTTCTGCCGGATCCCTGCGCCAAGAAGGCATGACAGACATAGTGAGGTTCTACAATGGCGGGCAATGAGTGGGTGATCGATGGATTGCCGGACGAATATCAGCAGCACTTGCGAGCGTATGTGAAGGATGTGCAGCGTGTCTACGGCGATGTGCTTGAGGGCCTGCTGTTGTACGGCAGCGCCGTGCGCGGCGAGTTTCTGCCGGGGCGCTCGAACCTGAACATCGTTCTGGTCGTGCAATCCATTAAGGCGGAGCAACTGAAAAAGTATAGCGCGCTCCATCGCCGGTGGGCCAAGGAACAGATCGTCGTGCCGCTCTTTGTCACGCAGGGCGATTTGCCAGCGATGTCGCTGGTGTTTCCGCTCGAGTATCTGGAGTTACAAGAATATCACCGGCTCCTCGCCGGCCAGGATCCGTTTGTCGGATTCAAGGTCGATCAGCGGCATCTGTTGGCCGAAGTGTTGCAGAGCCTGCGGGGGAATCTGTTGCGTGTGCGCCAGCGGTTCATCGAAGGCGGAGGGGCAGAG
Proteins encoded in this region:
- a CDS encoding Monooxygenase (MaGe:77311035), with the protein product MDTVGGAHMAGTIVETDIAVVGAGGGGAVLALALAQKGIKTIVLEQALGPPQGLRGEILQPNGQLVLDRLGLLNKLPVESTRPIRMFHFCRAGGERLCTIDYGVLPAPYNQAVVTLPNVAHHAILDAIQAEPSVSLWYGTSFVSLVKEGGQVKGLTAKRGDEEVTIHAKVVVGADGAFSKVREALAIPAEVHLYPQGYLIAIIDSPMPVTEAKYYVGKKTILGLFPAAGGKVYCFYMIPRGAYDQVKAQGLPALQQAWTAIDPTLKPLFQQLKDWSQTAFMPTGRVRTPTWVADGAVLIGDAAHAMNPHASQGRMQAMVDAMALADLLPECLVEKNFSAEKLKAYERARRPQVTMLQRLADEQVLFWNTANPIIGFLRDRVFRTLDRNARLRYRVLSTTAGLRKTPPFSLIDRVMAAGFLPDPCAKKA
- a CDS encoding hypothetical protein (Evidence 4 : Unknown function but conserved in other organisms; MaGe:77311036), with amino-acid sequence MAGNEWVIDGLPDEYQQHLRAYVKDVQRVYGDVLEGLLLYGSAVRGEFLPGRSNLNIVLVVQSIKAEQLKKYSALHRRWAKEQIVVPLFVTQGDLPAMSLVFPLEYLELQEYHRLLAGQDPFVGFKVDQRHLLAEVLQSLRGNLLRVRQRFIEGGGAEEAVTILLPLSLTAVLPALRGVQRLVGRPVLSHGEPLLADIEALLSIDLSGLRDAWLLKRGQISPGQKEIPRLMERYLESFERLVQSVEARQMQGQA